In Cryptomeria japonica chromosome 10, Sugi_1.0, whole genome shotgun sequence, a genomic segment contains:
- the LOC131049289 gene encoding magnesium transporter MRS2-3, with translation MRPRPRFSATRAAINGGGEEEEKSAGRRKKGVKAWLLLDEHGNAQVVEVGKNVILRRTALNARDLRILDPLLSYPCCILGRERAIVINLEYIRAIITANEVLLLNSRDPAVAPFAAHLQLQLSTNPAHQV, from the coding sequence ATGAGGCCGAGGCCGAGGTTTTCTGCAACTAGGGCGGCCATTAATGGCGGCGGCGAAGAGGAGGAGAAAAGCGCAGGGAGGAGGAAGAAAGGCGTGAAGGCATGGCTGCTGCTCGACGAGCACGGCAATGCGCAGGTCGTTGAGGTCGGGAAAAATGTGATCTTGCGCCGCACGGCTCTTAACGCTCGCGATCTGCGTATTTTGGATCCTTTGCTTTCTTATCCTTGTTGTATTCTTGGCCGGGAGCGAGCAATTGTGATCAATTTGGAGTATATTAGGGCAATTATTACTGCGAATGAAGTTCTTCTGCTAAATTCCAGGGATCCTGCTGTCGCACCCTTCGCTGCACATCTCCAGCTTCAGCTCTCCACTAACCCCGCGCATCAGGTATGA